The sequence GGGCCCAGGTTTTGCCGCAAGGAGAAAGACATGCCCCAGCAGGGCACCGTGAAGTGGTTCAACGCCGAGAAGGGCTTCGGCTTCATCGCCGTGGACGGCGGCGGGCCGGACGTCTTCGTGCACTACTCGGCCATCCAGAGTTCCGGCTACCGCAGCCTGGACGAGAACCAGCGTGTTCAGTTCGAGGTGACGCAGGGTAACCGGGGCCCGCAGGCCGACCAGGTCGTCCCCCTGTAACGCCCGCCAGCCGTACGTGGCAGAGCCCGCCCCCCACCGCCAGGGGGAGGCGGGCTCTGTTTAATTGCGTTCTTCTCCTTCTTCGGGCCTGGCGGCCCTCCATCGTCGATGAACGCGGGCGATCGCTGGCATCGCTTCGTCTCGCCTTGCGGCTCGCTTCGCGATCAGGTTCTTGCTTCGCTCGAACCTGCCTTTGGACGCGATCGCCGGTCCTCAGCTTGTTGCGTGGTTGCTCCGCCGGTTGAGGTGGTGCGTGCCTGTGCGGCTGGGGTCGCCCTTTGGGCCTTCGGCCCTGGGGCTTGTGTGTGGTGGGGGTGCTGGTTCGCTTCGTCTCGCCTTGCGGCTCGCTTCGCGGTTCGGTTCTCGCAGGCTCGAACCTCTCTTGGTGCGGTCGTCGGCCTTCGGGTTGTTGCGTGGTTGCTCCGCCGGTTGAGGTGGTGCGCGTCTGTGCGGCTGGGGTCGTCCTTTGGGCCTTCGGCCCTGGGGCTTGCGGGGTGGGGCGGGGGTGGGGGTTGGGGGTGCTGCAATAAACTCGGGCGCATGTCCGTGGGAACGTCTGAATTGGCCCCTTTGATCGCTGCGCGGGCCGTCTCGTGACGCCTGGGCGTGAACGTGGGTTGACGGCGGTGCTGTGTGCCGCGGGGGCGGGGCTTGCGCTGCTTGCGGCTGGACGTACCTGGGCCACCGTTCGGGCGCAGGACGC is a genomic window of Actinomadura citrea containing:
- a CDS encoding cold-shock protein, translating into MPQQGTVKWFNAEKGFGFIAVDGGGPDVFVHYSAIQSSGYRSLDENQRVQFEVTQGNRGPQADQVVPL